From Planococcus halocryophilus, the proteins below share one genomic window:
- the mutS gene encoding DNA mismatch repair protein MutS, which yields MAPTPMMQQYFQVKSEYLDAFLFFRLGDFYELFYDDAIKASQLLEITLTARGGNGDDRIPMCGVPHHAAKNYIDQLILKGHKVAICEQVEDPKTTKGVVKREVVRLITPGTHTEGKSVDSKSNVFLAAADELTDGFALSYVDISTGEATATYIMGTEKALLQELRSLSIRELVVSEQLFVLLTEEEQDLVLSIETMEDAYQMNTSLTVDCPEDLQTSCHRLMTYIARTQKQSLDHIQAFAYKENNQLLSIDFHSKRNLELLQSIRGNETKGTLLWLLDETMTAMGSRKLKQWLHQPLANKRMIEERQQMVAALIEQYFVRVELQGLLKEVYDLERLSGRIAFGSASGRDLAQLRSSLEKVPMLIDELAKSGNPALLEFGEKLDRCIEVCELLQAISENPPLSSKEGGVIRDGFHERLDEFRDASRNGKDWIAELEQKERKLTGIKSLKIGYNRIFGYYIEISKANMHLADLERYDRKQTLANAERYTTPELKEKEALILTAEEESLALEYELFVAIRDEVKQYISRIQRLASSLSGLDVFLSFANVAEKYRFVKPDFNDSNEISIIEGRHPVVEKMLNKQHYVPNDCVLAEDQNMLLITGPNMSGKSTYMRQVALTIVLAQIGSYVPAESANLPIVDQIFTRIGAADDLVSGQSTFMVEMLESQYAITHATKNSLLLFDEIGRGTSTYDGMALAQSMIEYIHREIGANTLFSTHYHELTALESSLEKLHNVHVAAMEQSGKVVFLHKVKKGPADKSYGIHVAELANLPEAILARARELLKTFEQDKKQQPKTIEQLSFFDEADTEKDEILQTIKDVQVSAMTPLQALQMINDLQEKLNQ from the coding sequence ATGGCACCGACACCAATGATGCAACAATATTTTCAAGTGAAATCCGAATACTTGGATGCTTTTTTGTTTTTCCGTTTAGGCGATTTTTACGAATTGTTTTATGATGATGCAATTAAAGCATCACAACTACTAGAAATCACATTAACCGCACGTGGAGGAAATGGCGATGACCGGATTCCGATGTGTGGCGTGCCTCACCATGCGGCCAAAAACTATATTGATCAGCTAATCTTAAAAGGCCATAAAGTGGCCATTTGTGAACAAGTAGAAGACCCGAAAACAACAAAAGGCGTTGTGAAGCGCGAGGTCGTCCGTTTAATAACACCCGGAACACACACTGAAGGAAAAAGTGTTGATTCTAAATCTAATGTTTTTTTAGCTGCTGCTGATGAACTAACAGATGGTTTCGCTTTGTCATATGTGGATATTAGTACGGGTGAAGCGACAGCGACGTACATAATGGGAACTGAAAAAGCGTTATTACAGGAACTGCGCTCTTTAAGCATTCGTGAATTAGTCGTCTCAGAGCAATTGTTTGTCTTGTTGACTGAAGAAGAACAAGATTTAGTCTTGTCGATTGAGACGATGGAAGATGCTTATCAGATGAATACATCTTTGACAGTAGATTGTCCGGAAGATTTACAAACTAGTTGTCACCGGTTGATGACGTATATTGCGCGTACACAAAAACAATCTTTAGACCATATCCAAGCGTTTGCTTATAAAGAAAATAACCAATTACTAAGCATAGATTTTCACTCCAAACGAAATTTAGAATTACTGCAGTCTATTCGCGGCAATGAAACAAAAGGCACTTTACTGTGGCTGTTAGATGAAACAATGACAGCGATGGGAAGCCGGAAATTAAAGCAATGGTTGCATCAACCCTTAGCAAATAAACGAATGATCGAAGAACGCCAACAAATGGTAGCGGCATTGATCGAGCAGTATTTCGTGCGTGTAGAGCTTCAAGGCTTGTTAAAAGAAGTTTATGACCTAGAACGTCTATCTGGACGAATCGCCTTTGGTAGCGCTAGTGGGAGAGATTTAGCGCAGCTTCGCAGCTCTCTGGAGAAAGTTCCAATGTTAATCGATGAATTGGCGAAGTCTGGTAATCCAGCTTTACTGGAATTCGGTGAGAAATTGGATCGCTGCATTGAAGTTTGTGAATTACTGCAAGCCATTAGTGAAAATCCCCCACTGTCATCAAAAGAAGGTGGAGTGATTCGCGATGGGTTCCATGAGCGACTGGATGAATTCCGAGATGCTTCACGTAATGGTAAAGACTGGATTGCTGAACTTGAGCAAAAAGAACGCAAATTAACTGGCATCAAATCATTAAAAATTGGCTATAACCGTATTTTTGGTTATTATATTGAAATCTCAAAAGCTAATATGCATTTAGCGGATTTAGAGCGCTATGACCGAAAGCAAACATTAGCAAACGCTGAACGGTATACCACGCCTGAACTAAAAGAAAAAGAAGCGTTAATCCTAACGGCTGAAGAAGAAAGTTTAGCACTTGAATATGAGTTGTTTGTAGCGATTCGAGACGAAGTGAAACAGTATATTTCACGCATTCAACGCTTAGCTTCTTCACTTAGTGGATTAGATGTCTTTTTAAGCTTTGCCAATGTGGCAGAAAAATACCGTTTTGTAAAACCTGATTTTAATGATTCCAATGAAATCTCCATTATCGAAGGGCGTCACCCAGTTGTCGAAAAAATGCTCAACAAACAGCATTATGTACCAAACGACTGCGTTCTTGCGGAAGATCAAAACATGCTACTTATTACAGGACCAAACATGTCAGGTAAAAGTACGTATATGCGACAAGTTGCGTTAACAATCGTCTTAGCTCAAATCGGAAGTTACGTACCTGCTGAATCTGCTAACTTACCAATTGTCGATCAAATTTTCACCCGTATTGGAGCAGCTGATGACTTGGTTTCTGGACAAAGTACATTTATGGTTGAAATGCTGGAATCGCAATACGCCATTACCCATGCAACCAAAAACAGCTTATTGCTGTTTGATGAAATTGGGCGTGGTACGTCGACTTATGACGGAATGGCCCTAGCTCAATCAATGATTGAATATATTCATAGAGAAATCGGTGCCAATACACTGTTTTCGACGCATTATCATGAGTTGACAGCGTTGGAAAGTTCACTTGAGAAATTACACAATGTTCACGTGGCAGCTATGGAGCAGTCGGGCAAAGTAGTATTTCTTCATAAAGTAAAAAAAGGACCTGCTGACAAAAGCTATGGAATTCACGTTGCAGAGTTGGCGAATTTACCTGAAGCCATTCTTGCGCGTGCACGAGAATTGTTAAAAACTTTTGAACAAGATAAAAAACAACAGCCCAAAACGATCGAACAATTATCTTTTTTTGATGAAGCGGATACAGAAAAGGACGAAATTCTACAAACCATTAAAGATGTACAAGTGTCGGCGATGACGCCGCTTCAAGCATTGCAAATGATTAATGACCTACAAGAGAAGTTAAACCAATAA
- a CDS encoding RicAFT regulatory complex protein RicA family protein, giving the protein MTYTKQEIVDKAREVADMIAATEEVDFFKRAEAQINENQQIREKIASLKSLQKQAVNFQAYGKERALNLIEGKISKIEEEIDAVPIVQEFKQSQSDVNSLLQMVSTAIANQVTNNIITETGGDLLRGETGSKVQNDKPGSCG; this is encoded by the coding sequence ATGACATACACAAAACAAGAAATCGTAGACAAAGCACGCGAAGTCGCAGATATGATCGCAGCAACAGAAGAAGTGGATTTCTTTAAACGTGCAGAAGCACAAATTAACGAAAACCAACAAATTCGTGAAAAAATTGCTAGCCTGAAAAGTTTACAAAAACAAGCAGTAAACTTCCAAGCATACGGCAAAGAACGTGCATTGAATTTAATCGAAGGTAAAATTTCGAAGATCGAAGAAGAAATTGACGCAGTGCCAATCGTTCAAGAATTCAAGCAATCGCAAAGCGATGTCAACTCGTTATTGCAAATGGTATCAACAGCCATTGCTAACCAAGTAACGAACAACATCATTACTGAAACAGGTGGCGACTTGTTACGTGGCGAAACAGGATCAAAAGTCCAAAACGACAAACCAGGAAGCTGCGGGTAA
- a CDS encoding TIGR00282 family metallophosphoesterase yields the protein MKILFIGDIVGSIGRDALESYLPRLKRKYAPDVIIANGENAAAGRGITKAIYQDLLFMGVDMVTMGNHTWDQKEIFDFIDEVDYLIRPANFSDEAPGRGMATVTKNGQTLSVINLHGRVFLPPHEDPFQKADELVAEAKAISPLVFVDFHAEATSEKIAMGWHLDGRASVVVGTHTHVQTADARILPNGTAYISDVGMTGPYDEILGMNKEAVLYRFKTNMPTRFEVPKRGRSVVSGFFTEVDDQTGKATSFERVYINEDYPFQG from the coding sequence GTGAAAATTTTATTTATTGGAGATATTGTCGGATCAATCGGAAGAGATGCACTAGAATCGTATTTACCGAGGTTAAAAAGAAAATATGCACCAGACGTAATTATTGCCAATGGTGAAAACGCAGCAGCAGGTCGCGGTATTACTAAAGCTATTTATCAAGACCTTTTATTCATGGGCGTGGATATGGTAACAATGGGTAACCATACATGGGACCAGAAAGAAATTTTTGATTTTATTGATGAAGTTGATTATTTGATTCGCCCAGCAAACTTTTCAGATGAAGCACCAGGTCGCGGAATGGCTACTGTCACAAAAAATGGCCAAACTTTGTCTGTTATTAATTTGCATGGCCGTGTGTTCTTACCGCCTCATGAAGATCCATTCCAAAAAGCGGATGAGCTTGTAGCCGAAGCTAAAGCCATTTCGCCATTAGTGTTTGTGGATTTCCACGCAGAAGCAACAAGCGAAAAAATTGCGATGGGTTGGCATTTAGATGGCCGTGCTTCAGTGGTTGTTGGAACGCATACACACGTACAAACTGCCGATGCACGTATTTTACCAAATGGCACTGCGTACATTTCTGATGTGGGAATGACGGGACCATATGATGAAATATTAGGGATGAACAAAGAAGCTGTGTTGTATCGTTTCAAAACGAATATGCCAACTCGATTTGAAGTGCCAAAACGTGGTCGTTCAGTGGTGAGTGGATTTTTCACAGAAGTGGATGATCAAACGGGTAAAGCGACAAGCTTTGAACGCGTCTATATCAATGAAGATTATCCGTTCCAAGGATAA
- the rny gene encoding ribonuclease Y, translating to MGINEFIFALLGIIVGVVVGYFALKKANDSNIAGAKNSAEQIVEDAKREAEALKKEALLEAKDENHKLRTETESDIRERRSELQRQENRLLQREENLDRKDDALNKREAGLERKDEALTEKQQHIEQMESKAEDLVRQQQSEMERISSLTREEAKSIILQDVEKELSTDIAVMMKESEARAKEESDKKAKNILSLAMQRFAADHVAETTVSVVNLPNDEMKGRIIGREGRNIRTLETLTGIDLIIDDTPEAVILSGFDPIRRETARLALEKLVSDGRIHPARIEEMVEKSRREVDEQIREIGEQTTFDVGVHNLHPDLIKILGRLRYRTSYGQNVLKHSVEVAFLSGLMAAELGEDVTLARRAGLLHDIGKAIDHEVEGSHVEIGVELGTKYKEHPVVINSIASHHGDTEATSIISVIVAAADALSAARPGARSETLENYIRRLEKLEEISESYEGVEKSFAIQAGREIRIMVRPEQIDDMTAHRLARDIRKRIEEELDYPGHIKVTVIRETRAVEYAK from the coding sequence ATGGGTATTAATGAGTTCATCTTCGCTTTGCTTGGTATCATCGTCGGTGTAGTTGTTGGTTATTTTGCATTAAAAAAAGCAAACGATTCCAATATTGCAGGCGCTAAAAACTCTGCGGAGCAAATTGTCGAAGATGCAAAACGAGAAGCTGAAGCGCTGAAAAAAGAAGCATTATTGGAAGCGAAAGACGAAAATCATAAATTGCGTACTGAAACAGAATCTGATATTCGGGAACGCCGTTCTGAACTACAAAGACAAGAGAATCGGTTGTTGCAGAGAGAAGAAAATTTGGATCGCAAGGATGATGCATTAAACAAAAGAGAAGCGGGTCTAGAACGTAAAGACGAAGCACTCACAGAAAAACAACAGCATATTGAACAGATGGAGAGCAAAGCCGAAGATTTAGTTCGACAGCAACAATCTGAAATGGAACGAATCTCATCTTTGACACGAGAAGAAGCCAAATCTATTATCTTGCAAGATGTTGAAAAAGAACTTTCAACTGATATTGCGGTAATGATGAAAGAATCTGAAGCTCGTGCAAAAGAAGAATCGGACAAAAAAGCGAAAAATATTTTATCATTGGCGATGCAACGATTTGCGGCAGACCATGTAGCAGAAACTACTGTATCAGTAGTAAATCTGCCAAACGATGAAATGAAAGGTCGTATCATCGGGCGTGAAGGACGTAACATTCGTACGCTTGAAACCTTAACAGGAATCGATTTAATCATCGATGATACACCGGAAGCGGTTATTCTATCAGGATTTGATCCAATCCGTCGTGAAACGGCTCGATTGGCTCTAGAAAAACTGGTATCTGATGGTCGTATCCATCCAGCGCGCATTGAAGAAATGGTTGAGAAGTCTAGACGTGAAGTGGATGAACAAATTCGTGAAATTGGTGAACAAACCACATTTGACGTAGGAGTTCATAATTTGCATCCAGACTTGATCAAAATTCTTGGACGCCTTCGCTACCGTACAAGTTACGGACAAAATGTGCTGAAGCACTCTGTAGAAGTAGCATTCTTGTCAGGCTTAATGGCAGCTGAACTTGGAGAAGACGTTACACTAGCTCGTCGTGCCGGACTACTACATGACATTGGTAAAGCAATCGATCACGAAGTAGAAGGTAGCCACGTTGAAATCGGTGTAGAACTTGGAACTAAATACAAAGAGCATCCTGTAGTGATTAACAGTATTGCTTCCCACCACGGTGACACAGAAGCAACGTCAATCATTTCTGTCATTGTCGCAGCAGCAGATGCATTGTCTGCCGCTCGTCCAGGTGCAAGAAGTGAAACATTGGAAAACTACATTCGTCGCCTAGAAAAACTCGAAGAAATTTCCGAGTCGTATGAAGGCGTAGAGAAATCATTCGCTATTCAAGCGGGACGTGAAATTCGCATCATGGTGCGACCTGAACAAATTGATGATATGACAGCACATCGTTTAGCTCGAGACATCCGGAAGCGGATAGAAGAAGAGTTAGATTATCCAGGTCATATCAAAGTGACGGTTATTAGAGAAACTAGAGCAGTTGAATACGCAAAATAA
- the recA gene encoding recombinase RecA codes for MSDRKAALDMALKQIEKQFGKGSVMKLGEKTDRNISSVSSGSLALDTALGIGGYPRGRVIEVYGPESSGKTTVSLHAIAEVQAIGGTAAFIDAEHALDPVYAKNLGVNIDELLLSQPDTGEQALEIAEALVRSGAVDIVVVDSVAALVPKAEIEGEMGDSHMGLQARLMSQALRKLSGVINKSNTIVIFINQIREKIGVMFGNPETTPGGRALKFYSSVRLEVRRAEALKSGTEIIGNRTKIKVVKNKVAPPFRTAEVDIMYGKGISREGEIVDIGSDLEIIQKSGSWYSYNEERIGQGRENVKQFLLKNPEIRNEISNKIRESYGMAAATYTIAATKDEPEDFNLLIDEDDK; via the coding sequence TTGAGCGATCGTAAAGCAGCATTAGATATGGCATTAAAACAAATAGAAAAGCAATTCGGTAAAGGTTCTGTCATGAAATTGGGGGAAAAAACCGACCGTAATATATCATCCGTATCAAGTGGTTCATTGGCATTGGATACAGCATTAGGAATAGGCGGTTATCCACGTGGACGGGTAATAGAAGTTTACGGACCTGAAAGTTCAGGTAAAACGACGGTTTCTCTTCACGCGATTGCAGAAGTTCAAGCAATTGGTGGAACTGCGGCGTTTATCGATGCAGAGCACGCTTTAGATCCAGTTTACGCAAAAAATTTGGGTGTTAATATTGATGAATTATTATTGTCGCAACCGGACACAGGTGAGCAAGCATTGGAAATCGCTGAAGCACTTGTTCGCAGTGGAGCAGTTGATATTGTCGTTGTCGATTCAGTAGCAGCATTAGTACCAAAAGCTGAAATTGAAGGCGAGATGGGCGATTCGCATATGGGATTGCAAGCACGTTTAATGTCACAAGCCCTTCGTAAATTATCTGGTGTTATTAACAAATCTAATACCATTGTTATTTTTATTAACCAAATTCGTGAGAAAATTGGGGTAATGTTTGGTAACCCAGAAACAACACCTGGTGGTCGCGCATTGAAATTCTATTCGTCTGTTCGTTTAGAAGTACGTCGTGCAGAAGCATTAAAATCAGGTACAGAAATTATTGGTAACAGAACGAAGATAAAAGTTGTGAAAAATAAAGTAGCTCCACCATTCCGTACTGCTGAAGTGGATATTATGTACGGAAAAGGGATTTCTCGTGAAGGTGAAATCGTGGATATCGGTTCTGATTTGGAAATTATCCAAAAAAGTGGTTCATGGTACTCATATAACGAAGAACGAATTGGTCAAGGCCGTGAAAATGTTAAGCAATTCTTGCTTAAAAACCCGGAAATCCGTAACGAGATTTCTAATAAAATCCGTGAATCTTACGGGATGGCAGCAGCTACGTATACAATTGCTGCAACTAAAGATGAACCAGAAGACTTTAATCTTCTAATTGATGAAGACGATAAATAA
- a CDS encoding competence/damage-inducible protein A produces the protein MNAEIIAVGSELLLGQITNTNARFLSNHLAELGINVYYHTVVGDNPTRLEDAIKIAENRADLILFTGGLGPTKDDLTKEAIARHLDTTLEMNVEALDSIVAYFERAGLPMTENNKKQALVLKDSDVLVNYNGMAPGMMYKKDERVYILLPGPPKEMEPMFQFEAKPKLASLLNKADIILSHVLRFYGIGEAELEDRLHHILEKQTNPTIAPLAADGEVTIRITAKTNTTEEAWKLIEGTKEEILDVVGNYLYGYDNDSLASKVVELLKHQGKTISAAESLTAGLFQSELASVPGASAVLSGGVITYNEEMKVHQLGLSAELLAEYGVVSEQTALAMAEAVRAKFKTDISVSLTGAAGPDAHGDQPAGTVWIGIATEETSKSYRLQLSGMRNTNRLRAVKLALYYVIRTLTEENARKI, from the coding sequence ATGAACGCAGAAATTATTGCGGTAGGTTCAGAATTATTATTAGGACAAATCACCAATACCAATGCTCGTTTTTTGTCTAATCATTTGGCGGAACTTGGCATTAATGTGTATTACCATACCGTAGTCGGTGACAATCCGACTCGGTTAGAAGATGCTATCAAGATTGCGGAAAATCGAGCAGATCTTATTTTGTTTACTGGTGGACTAGGTCCCACAAAAGATGATTTGACGAAAGAAGCAATTGCTCGTCATTTAGATACGACACTTGAAATGAATGTGGAAGCGTTAGATTCAATCGTCGCATATTTTGAACGTGCAGGACTTCCAATGACGGAGAATAATAAAAAGCAAGCATTGGTCTTAAAAGACAGTGACGTTCTTGTTAACTATAACGGCATGGCTCCAGGCATGATGTACAAAAAAGATGAACGTGTTTATATTTTGCTACCAGGACCGCCGAAAGAAATGGAGCCAATGTTCCAATTCGAGGCAAAACCTAAACTTGCAAGCTTATTAAACAAAGCGGATATTATTTTGTCACACGTCTTGCGCTTTTATGGTATCGGTGAAGCAGAACTCGAAGACCGTTTACACCATATTCTCGAAAAACAAACAAACCCGACAATTGCACCACTCGCTGCGGATGGGGAAGTAACTATACGCATTACAGCTAAAACCAATACAACAGAAGAAGCGTGGAAGTTGATTGAGGGAACTAAAGAGGAAATTTTAGATGTCGTAGGTAATTATCTGTATGGTTATGATAATGATTCACTCGCCTCTAAAGTAGTTGAGCTCTTGAAACATCAAGGTAAAACAATATCTGCAGCCGAAAGTTTAACTGCAGGACTTTTTCAGTCTGAATTGGCTTCGGTTCCAGGAGCAAGTGCTGTTTTGTCTGGTGGAGTCATTACGTATAATGAAGAAATGAAAGTTCATCAGCTTGGCTTATCAGCTGAGTTACTTGCTGAATACGGCGTTGTTAGTGAGCAAACAGCATTAGCTATGGCAGAAGCTGTACGAGCTAAATTTAAAACCGATATTAGCGTTTCATTAACAGGTGCAGCAGGACCGGACGCGCATGGTGATCAGCCAGCAGGAACTGTTTGGATTGGAATAGCAACAGAGGAAACTTCTAAATCTTATCGCCTTCAATTGTCAGGAATGCGCAATACCAATCGTTTACGAGCGGTTAAACTCGCCTTGTATTATGTTATCCGCACCTTAACAGAAGAAAATGCACGCAAAATTTAA
- the pgsA gene encoding CDP-diacylglycerol--glycerol-3-phosphate 3-phosphatidyltransferase — MNIPNQITISRILLIPVFMVVMLAGFDWGTMTLFGAEMPVTHFVGGLIFIFASLTDWIDGYYARKFNLVTTFGKFLDPLADKLLVSAALIILVELEFAASWIVIIIISREFAVTGLRLVLAGEGEVVAAGGLGKIKTTAQILAISALLLHDTIFVLVGLPFGQIMLYIALIFTVWSGWDYFYANRRALMTSK, encoded by the coding sequence ATGAACATACCAAATCAGATTACCATCTCAAGGATATTATTGATTCCTGTATTTATGGTAGTTATGTTAGCCGGCTTTGACTGGGGAACAATGACGCTTTTTGGCGCTGAAATGCCCGTCACTCACTTTGTTGGGGGATTAATTTTTATCTTTGCATCCTTAACAGATTGGATAGATGGTTACTATGCCCGTAAATTCAATTTAGTTACGACGTTTGGGAAGTTTTTGGATCCTTTAGCGGATAAGCTATTAGTTTCAGCAGCTTTAATCATTTTAGTAGAACTAGAATTTGCAGCTTCGTGGATTGTGATTATCATCATTAGCCGTGAGTTTGCAGTAACCGGATTACGTTTAGTTCTAGCAGGTGAAGGCGAAGTTGTTGCAGCCGGCGGTTTAGGGAAAATAAAAACCACAGCACAAATTTTAGCGATATCTGCATTATTACTACATGATACTATCTTTGTATTAGTTGGTTTACCATTTGGTCAAATTATGCTTTATATCGCATTGATCTTCACAGTATGGTCTGGCTGGGATTATTTCTATGCCAATCGTCGCGCATTAATGACTTCAAAATAA
- a CDS encoding helix-turn-helix domain-containing protein translates to MIGLSELGTRLKQARIAKDLSLEDLQDLTKIQKRYLAGIEDGNHSMMPGAFYVRAFIKQYAAAVGLNGEELLNQFKTEMPASDTVEKKQMPETFTSRSRSVTRTASNDTYAEIIPKVLVAFFIVLILAVSWYFYSASTNRDTANRPVEDEGVGVPYEEPVPATPKETEETVAEEPVDKPAEPRSVLSLKETKGETTTYTWQGTANPQLEIVADGPSWVAATDQNQQELTSKARVMQAGEKETLDLDEVDRVNVRIGEYANITLTMNGENIEYTQPLQTQNIVIQLTNVE, encoded by the coding sequence GTGATTGGTTTGAGTGAGTTGGGTACAAGGCTGAAACAGGCCAGAATCGCCAAAGATCTTAGTTTGGAAGATTTGCAGGACTTGACCAAGATACAAAAGCGGTACTTGGCTGGTATAGAAGATGGCAATCACAGTATGATGCCAGGTGCGTTTTATGTACGTGCTTTTATTAAGCAGTATGCTGCAGCGGTAGGATTAAATGGTGAAGAATTGCTTAACCAATTTAAAACAGAAATGCCGGCTAGTGACACGGTTGAAAAAAAACAAATGCCGGAAACGTTCACTTCAAGAAGCCGTTCAGTTACACGCACAGCTTCGAATGATACGTATGCCGAAATCATCCCAAAAGTTTTGGTCGCCTTTTTTATTGTTTTAATTCTGGCGGTGTCTTGGTATTTTTATAGTGCATCGACAAACAGAGACACAGCAAATAGACCGGTGGAAGATGAAGGAGTAGGCGTTCCATACGAAGAGCCTGTTCCTGCTACGCCAAAAGAAACAGAAGAAACTGTTGCTGAAGAACCAGTGGACAAACCTGCAGAACCTAGGTCTGTCCTTTCTCTTAAGGAAACAAAAGGCGAAACAACGACTTACACGTGGCAAGGAACGGCAAATCCTCAGCTAGAAATAGTTGCGGATGGTCCATCCTGGGTTGCCGCCACTGATCAGAATCAACAAGAGTTAACTTCGAAAGCGCGTGTTATGCAAGCTGGAGAAAAAGAAACACTCGATTTAGATGAAGTGGACCGTGTAAATGTACGCATTGGTGAATACGCTAATATTACATTGACTATGAATGGTGAAAACATCGAGTATACGCAACCGCTCCAAACCCAAAATATCGTTATTCAATTGACAAACGTCGAATAG
- a CDS encoding YmfK family protein: MKEWYFEYEIQVNRPGLLGDIASLLGMLRVNIVTINGVDQGRRGMLLRAEHDVQLERFEQILSTIETIAVTKFREPKLRDILAVRHGRYIQRDADDRKTFRFVRDELGLLVDFMAEIFKQEGHKLVGLRGMPRVGKTESIVAASVSANKKWIFLSSTMIKQTVRNQLMGDEHNDNNIFILDGIVTRRSADERHMQLVREMMRMPTIKVVEHPDKFVEQSEYSIDDFDYIIELRHHPDEKITYEVLEKNTFMDEESEGNMFGDGFNF; this comes from the coding sequence ATGAAAGAATGGTATTTTGAATACGAAATCCAAGTAAACCGTCCTGGTCTTCTTGGCGATATCGCTTCTCTTTTGGGAATGTTACGGGTAAATATCGTGACTATTAATGGTGTAGATCAAGGGCGTCGGGGTATGCTATTGCGTGCAGAACATGATGTCCAACTAGAACGCTTTGAACAAATTCTATCAACGATCGAAACGATTGCTGTCACTAAGTTCCGTGAGCCAAAACTGCGGGATATTTTAGCGGTACGACACGGCAGATATATCCAACGAGACGCTGATGATCGGAAAACATTCCGCTTTGTGCGTGACGAACTAGGCTTGCTTGTAGATTTCATGGCAGAAATTTTCAAACAAGAAGGTCATAAGTTGGTCGGGTTAAGAGGAATGCCACGCGTAGGAAAAACAGAGTCCATTGTTGCTGCAAGTGTAAGTGCGAACAAAAAGTGGATTTTCCTATCTTCAACAATGATTAAACAAACTGTTCGCAACCAGTTAATGGGTGATGAGCACAATGATAACAATATTTTTATTTTAGATGGCATTGTTACCCGCCGCTCGGCCGATGAACGGCATATGCAATTAGTCCGTGAAATGATGCGCATGCCAACGATTAAAGTAGTGGAGCATCCGGATAAGTTTGTAGAGCAATCCGAATACAGCATTGATGATTTTGATTACATTATTGAATTGCGTCATCACCCAGATGAAAAGATTACTTATGAAGTGTTGGAGAAAAATACATTCATGGATGAAGAATCAGAAGGAAATATGTTTGGAGACGGCTTCAACTTTTAA
- the ymfI gene encoding elongation factor P 5-aminopentanone reductase, which produces MKRFVVLLGASGEIGESIAHQLAESGWSLYLHWNANSTAALVQELTKNYPMQEFIPVQADFTYEEGVEKLTNNVYDASAIVVASGQSLMKMLIDTTEQDMEALWRVHVKNPISVIRSLSPFFHRHDKSYVVFVSSIWGEIGASMETMYSAVKGAQLAFVKAYAKEMAPLGTRVNAISPGFIQTKMNAGFSQEEIQEIEEEIPLGLGSPQDIADAVDFLIGGKADYMTGQTLRINGGWLM; this is translated from the coding sequence GTGAAACGATTTGTTGTCCTGCTCGGGGCGTCTGGTGAAATTGGTGAAAGCATTGCTCATCAGTTAGCAGAAAGTGGTTGGTCTTTGTATTTACACTGGAATGCTAACTCGACAGCAGCACTTGTACAAGAACTCACGAAAAACTATCCTATGCAGGAGTTCATACCGGTCCAAGCTGACTTTACCTATGAAGAGGGTGTAGAGAAGCTTACAAACAATGTATATGATGCGTCGGCCATTGTTGTTGCTAGTGGGCAATCGCTGATGAAGATGCTAATCGATACAACAGAACAAGATATGGAAGCTTTATGGCGTGTACATGTAAAAAACCCAATTTCGGTAATTCGATCATTATCACCATTTTTTCATCGTCACGACAAGTCTTACGTGGTCTTTGTATCCTCAATTTGGGGAGAGATAGGTGCATCTATGGAAACAATGTATTCAGCTGTAAAAGGTGCACAATTGGCGTTTGTTAAAGCTTATGCAAAAGAGATGGCGCCTTTGGGAACGCGTGTTAATGCCATTTCACCTGGCTTTATTCAAACAAAAATGAATGCAGGATTTTCTCAAGAAGAGATACAGGAAATTGAAGAAGAAATTCCACTCGGACTTGGATCTCCTCAAGATATAGCAGATGCTGTAGATTTTCTAATCGGAGGAAAAGCAGATTATATGACAGGGCAAACATTACGCATTAATGGTGGATGGTTGATGTAA